The following coding sequences lie in one Oceanicola sp. 502str15 genomic window:
- a CDS encoding cytochrome c oxidase subunit 3, whose translation MAHEKNHDYHILNPSIWPFAGAVAAFVMLFGAVQWISPAVETTQPWIFLIGLVGVLYVMFAWWSEVVEESQVGDHTPVVRIGLRYGFILFIMSEVMFFAAWFWSFFKHAMYPMGPESPAVDGVWPPAGIETFDPWHLPLINTLILLCSGMAATWAHHALVHENNRKAMAEGLILAVVLGAIFTVLQAYEYSHAAFGFAGNIYGANFFMATGFHGFHVVIGTIFLFICYLRLRAGHFTQEKHVGFEAAAWYWHFVDVVWLFLFAAVYIWGG comes from the coding sequence ATGGCCCACGAAAAGAACCACGACTACCACATCCTCAACCCCTCGATCTGGCCCTTTGCGGGGGCCGTCGCGGCCTTCGTCATGCTCTTCGGGGCGGTGCAGTGGATCTCGCCTGCGGTGGAAACCACCCAGCCCTGGATCTTCCTCATCGGCCTCGTCGGTGTGCTCTACGTCATGTTCGCATGGTGGTCGGAGGTGGTGGAAGAGAGCCAGGTGGGCGATCACACCCCGGTGGTGCGGATCGGCCTGCGTTACGGCTTCATCCTGTTCATCATGTCCGAAGTGATGTTCTTCGCGGCCTGGTTCTGGAGCTTCTTCAAGCACGCCATGTATCCGATGGGCCCCGAGAGCCCCGCGGTCGATGGCGTCTGGCCGCCGGCGGGCATCGAGACCTTCGACCCCTGGCACCTGCCGCTGATCAACACGCTGATCCTGCTCTGCTCGGGGATGGCCGCCACCTGGGCGCACCACGCGCTGGTGCATGAGAACAACCGCAAGGCCATGGCCGAGGGGCTGATCCTGGCGGTGGTGCTCGGCGCGATCTTCACCGTGCTCCAGGCCTATGAATACAGCCACGCCGCCTTCGGCTTCGCGGGCAACATCTACGGCGCCAACTTCTTCATGGCGACGGGCTTCCATGGCTTCCACGTGGTGATCGGCACGATCTTCCTGTTCATCTGCTACCTGCGCCTGCGGGCCGGGCACTTTACGCAGGAGAAGCACGTGGGCTTCGAGGCCGCCGCCTGGTACTGGCACTTCGTCGACGTGGTCTGGCTCTTCCTCTTCGCCGCGGTCTACATCTGGGGCGGCTGA
- a CDS encoding SURF1 family protein: MRYLFPAILGICGIAVLVSLGTWQLRRLQWKEGMLADIDARIAAAPVAVPATPDPEADRYLPVEAEGELSGEGLRVLASIKQIGAVHRFITTLETYDGRVLLVDLGYRDMISADASFPQGAVKVTGNLHWPDETDGFTPAPDGELWFARDVPAMAEALGAEPLLIVAREVRPGSSITPLPVSSEGIPNDHLGYAVTWFGLALVWLGMTLFLMWRIKRRTA; the protein is encoded by the coding sequence ATGCGCTACCTCTTTCCCGCCATTCTGGGCATCTGCGGCATCGCTGTGCTGGTGAGCCTCGGCACGTGGCAGCTTCGCCGCTTGCAGTGGAAAGAGGGGATGCTGGCGGATATCGACGCGCGCATCGCCGCCGCCCCGGTGGCGGTGCCCGCCACGCCCGACCCGGAGGCCGACCGCTACCTGCCGGTGGAGGCCGAGGGCGAGCTGAGCGGGGAGGGGCTGCGGGTGCTGGCCTCGATCAAGCAGATCGGCGCGGTGCATCGCTTCATCACCACGCTTGAAACCTATGACGGGCGGGTGCTGCTGGTGGATCTGGGCTACCGCGACATGATCTCGGCGGATGCCTCCTTTCCGCAGGGCGCGGTGAAGGTGACGGGCAACCTGCACTGGCCGGACGAGACCGACGGCTTCACCCCGGCGCCCGATGGCGAACTGTGGTTTGCCCGCGACGTGCCTGCGATGGCCGAAGCCCTTGGCGCCGAGCCGCTGCTGATCGTGGCCCGCGAGGTGCGCCCCGGCTCCAGCATCACGCCGTTGCCGGTCAGCTCCGAGGGCATCCCCAACGACCACCTCGGCTATGCGGTCACATGGTTCGGCCTCGCGCTGGTGTGGCTGGGGATGACACTGTTTCTGATGTGGCGTATCAAGCGCCGCACCGCCTGA
- a CDS encoding cytochrome c oxidase assembly protein: MSDPDRQQNPKNARVALYAAGVVVFMGAMAWVAVPFYNWFCKVTGYGGTTSVAEGSSDVVLDREITVRFDANTDLDMPWQFKPMQQKMVLKIGETGLAFYEAYNPTDRPIAGQASYNVAPFIAGGYFDKIDCFCFTEQVLQPGERVQMPVSFYVDPEIVNDRDAKFTNSITLSYTFYEIDLPEEQAALSPDAPDTAPKAN; encoded by the coding sequence ATGTCTGATCCCGATCGCCAGCAGAACCCGAAGAACGCGCGCGTGGCCCTCTATGCCGCCGGTGTCGTGGTCTTCATGGGCGCGATGGCCTGGGTGGCGGTGCCGTTCTACAACTGGTTCTGCAAGGTCACCGGCTACGGCGGCACCACCTCGGTGGCCGAAGGCAGCAGCGACGTGGTGCTCGACCGCGAGATCACCGTGCGCTTTGATGCCAACACCGACCTCGACATGCCGTGGCAGTTCAAGCCGATGCAGCAGAAGATGGTGCTGAAGATCGGCGAAACGGGCCTGGCCTTCTACGAGGCCTACAACCCGACCGACCGCCCCATTGCCGGGCAGGCCAGCTACAACGTGGCCCCCTTCATCGCGGGCGGCTACTTCGACAAGATCGACTGTTTCTGCTTTACCGAGCAGGTGCTGCAACCCGGCGAGCGGGTGCAGATGCCGGTGAGCTTCTATGTTGACCCGGAGATCGTGAACGACCGCGATGCGAAGTTCACAAACTCCATCACTCTCAGCTATACCTTCTACGAAATCGACCTGCCCGAAGAGCAGGCAGCCCTTTCGCCCGACGCGCCCGACACGGCGCCGAAGGCCAACTGA